The sequence below is a genomic window from bacterium.
TGGAATGGGATTTAACCGACCCGACACAGATTCATGCTTATAATACTAATGAACCAGCGTTTATTGACGGGGACGGAATTCTTGATTCATCTACTACTGGTACAAAAGATATCGCGTTTATCGGATTCCTGATAGAAGGAGGCGGTGCAGGTTCTGGTTCAGTTTATTTTGATGAATTGTCTTATCTCCATACGAATCCTAGTGGAAAGAACTATGTAATCAACGAATTCCGATATGCCAATCCTGCACAAGAGTTTATTGAAATTTATGGACCAGCAGGTCCATTTCCGAACGGAATGCAACTTCGCATTTTCGAACGAACCCAAGGTGCGGTTACTGCATCGTTTAATTTAACCGGATATTCAATTCCCGATGATGGTGCTGGATACGGTTATTTCGTCATTGGTGATCCTGGTACACCTAATGTCGATTATACATCCGGATTTAGCACCTCCGTAGATAACATTCCAAATGATGACCCAACCGGACTCCAGCTTTACAATGTGGCTAATGGTTGTGTATATGATTCAGTCGTATATGAAGCGTTTGGTGGTCTGGATGATTTAATTCGAAAGCAAACACTCGGGGTTACACAGAATGGATATCCGTGGTTAGGTGAAATTGCTACTGGAACTAATAGTTTAGGTAGTACTTATACTATGGGTCGGTATCCTGATGGGAAAGATACTTACATCAATGGAAACGATTTTTCCGTTATGCCGGCAACACCGGGTGCTCCAAATGGTAACTCGGTTCCATTAGGTAGCAATTATGATTTTTCATCGGCACCATTTTCGTTATATCAAACTTACGATACAATTCATTTAACCAATCCGACTTCAGCTGGATTACCAGCATCGCCAAGTGGCGGCAATGCATATCGTTGCGTTGATACTGCTGGCGGAGGGGTAATAGGATTCATCGGCGATGCCGCTCTTGGACAAAATAGTACCGGATATACTGTTACCGGGGAAATCTATATTCCTGCATCAACGGCAACAACGCAGGCGATAGCGGTCGGAATTTGTGGAAGACAAGGTAGCACTTTCTTTACTAGCGATACCTATGATGATTATAGCGGATATGAAACCGGGTATTGGTTAATTTATGAGAACCGCAATGGGGTGGGATTGAACGATGGACGACCTGACCATCCAGGAATATTTGAATTTGTTTATGCAACCAATGACAATATGGATACCGAAAAGGTGGTGCTGTTAGGTTCGTTGAGTCGAGCATCAACTGGTGCACCTGATGGCGGCTGGACAACATTTGCGTTATCAATCAATCCAGCAAGTAATCAACTTATTGCAAAAATAAATAATATTTCTATTTACACCGGGGCAATCCCTGCTGGAGGACCGATTTCCGGAGCATTCCAAATCGGGTTTCGCGAAAATCATGCTGGGAACCCAACGTCATCGGAAGGAACTTGGATAGATAATGTTACTATCAGCGCTATTTCAGCAGCACCGAGTTTGCGCATTCTGCCGACAACCATGAGTTTCACGACTCAACAAGGCACTTCTAATCCCGCGACGAAACCGCTCCAGATATTTAATGATGGTTCACCAAGTTTCACTTGGTCAGCGAGTTGGAATCGATCGTGGTTATATATCAGTTCAACTTCTGGGATTGTAAATGCTTACGCAGTACAAACAGTCCAAATTGGGGTAACCCTGGGCAGTTTAACTTATGGGAACTATACTGGCCAGGTTATTATCACAGCCTCGGGAGCGTTGTATAGCCCGCAGACTGTAACAGTAATTTTTGTAGTTACTCCGCCGCAAGCGAGTTTGCGAATTCTGCCAACTTCAATGAGCTTTACCACATCACAAGGTGGTTCTGATCCAGCACCGAAAACGATTCAGATATTTAATGACGGTTCGCCAAGTTTCACTTGGTCAGCAACAACAAATGCGACGTGGTTATATATCAATCCTACTTCAGGCTCAGTAGATGCATTCGGTGTACAAACTGCTCAAGTAGGTGTTAAAGTTGGGGCATTAACCCAAGATATATATAATGGTCAAATTACTATTACCGCTAATGGTGCATTAAATAGTCCGCAGTATTTACCAGTAACTTTTGTGGTTACTCCGGCAGCAACAGAAGTCAATCGATTCTGGTGGCTATTTGAGTAAAAGATAACGTTATCTGCTCAGATTTCTCTCTAATAAGAACTTATTTTCCATGTACCATAGGAACAAAGAGTACCGGGATAATACCTTTTCGTACAACTGTACCTTTTCGTTTCTCGACTAAATAAAGCATCTGGTTTGGAATTTCTCCAACCGGGATAACCATTCGTCCGCCATCTTTTAATTGATCAACCAACGCTTTTGGGATATCTTCAGGTGCACAGGTGACAATAATCGCATCAAACGGTGCGTATTCTTTCCATCCCTGATATCCGTCTCCACATTTTACTTTAACGGAAGTATATCCAAGTTCGGTCAACCGTTTCGCTGCAGTAGTTGCTAATGACGGTAAGATTTCAATAGTGTAAACATTTTTCGTTATTTCAGCTAATACTGCTGCTTGATATCCTGAGCCGGTACCAATTTCGAGTACTTTTTCTTGTGGCTTTAATTTCAGTGATTCTGTCATCAACGCAACGATATATGGTTGGGAAATAGTTTGTCCTTCTCCAATTGGAAGAGGATAATCATTATAAGCTTCGGCGCGATATTTTTCAGGAACGAAAAGATGTCGAGGAACTTTTCGCATGACTGCAAGAACAGTTGTATCCTGGATTCCACGTGCGATAAGCTGCTGTTGAACCATTTGTTCCCGTAATTTAGGATAATCAATCTTGCCTGTAGATTGTTTTTCTTGTCCGCAGGATTGACAATAAAAAATGACACAGATTGTTGTTAATAAAATAGGATATCTATTCATTGGATTTAAAAAATGTTAAACATATACTATTCCTTTTGTAAATAGTTAATTTCATTTTAGCATAGAATTATTTATTGAAAAATAATAAAATCGTTCAAAGATAATGCGAGAAAATTCTGAGAAATAAAAATTGGTATAAATTTTGCATTTTATAAAAGAAAAAAATCTTAATTTCCCTATTGAAAAAAAAGGTATTAGATAGTATACTTTATTCAGCCAATTAATTTAAATATAGTTTGAAATGAAAGGGGGGATAACGATGAAGTTGCGTTTAAGTTTTTTAATGGCAGCAATTTTACTGTTTGGAATATTCGCTCAGGTTTTTGCTCAGGAAGGACAACCACCATATCCACCTCCAGCTGGAAAAGTTTGGGTTTGGGAACCCGCGCATTGGGAACCAAAAGTAGCATGGCATCCAGGAGTACCACCACCTCCACCAGGTCCACCACCAGCGCCTCCTAAATTAAGAAGGTATTGGAAATGGGTTCCTGGGAAATGGGTATTGCGACCAGCGCCTCCCGAAGGACCGTTTGAATGGAAACCAGGATATTGGGATCCGGTATTAAAAAAGTGGATTAAAGGAGCTTGGGTTAAAATAACAATCGTTCCTGAAGGGAAAGTTTGGGTACCGGGATTTTGGGATCCAGTAAAAAAGATTTGGGTTCCTGGTCATTGGGAAGTTAGAATAGTTACACCACCGCCACCACCGCCTGGCGTTAAGCCACCTCCTCCGGAACCGATTCCACCGAAACCGGCATTTGCTCCTAAACCAGGATATCATTGGGAATGGGATCCAGTAATCAAGAGATGGGTGCAACGGCGGAATTAAATAAATTTTTAATAGCCAAATATATTCAAGAGAGTAACGTCAATAAATATGTAGCGTTACTCTCTTTTTTATTCACGTAGTGAGTTATAATAAAGTTGGTTTCCATACACAAATAATATACAATAAATGGTTCATATCATTTTTCAACCAAATAATAAAAAAATTAAAGTAGCTAAACATACCAAACTAATTCAAGCTGCTGAACTGGCAGGCGTATATTTAGATACTCCCTGTGGTGGTCATGGGAGCTGCGGGAAATGTCGAGTCCATATTTTGCCCATCGATTATAATGATGCACCGATTGGGAAGGAATATTTTACAGAACAAGAATGGCAGGAAGGTTGGCGGCTAGCATGTCAGGTGTTTGTTAATCGCGATATTGAAGTTTTTATACCCGAACCGATTCGGGAATTACAACATAAAATATTACATACCGGGCTAGAAATTAATATTGTACCGGACCCAAATATTAAAAAATATTTTCTTATTTTAGACCCACCGAATCTCGCTCATCAAAAATCAGATTGGGAAATTCTATCGGAAAAGTTAGAGAATGCAACTTTGTCTTTTCAGCAGGATAGAACCATTTTATCAAAAATATCTCGGGTAATGCGGGAATCGAATTATCGAATAACAGTCACCTTAACCGCAGATGGAAAACTCATTGATATCGAACCGGGAAATACTGTGAACCATTGTTATGGAATAGCATTTGATATCGGAACGACCACTGTTGTTGGAACCTTACTTGACTTGACTACCGGAAAAGAACTAGCAGTATCAGCTGAAATGAATGCGCAATCTATTTTCGGCGCAGATGTTGTTTCCCGTATCCAGTTTGCAATACAGGAAGTGAACGGAACTAATCAGCTTCATCATAAAATCGTTGATGTGGTTAATCATATCATTCAGACACTATGTAAACAAGCCAAAATTAATCGAAATCATATCTATGAATTGACTGTGGTTGGCAATACTACCATGCAGCATTTATTTTTAAATCTTTCTCCAGCGACATTAGGTACTTTACCCTATGTTCCGATATTTAAGTTTGGATTCGAAGTTTCAGCATCAGAGTTACGTATAAGATCGGTCAATCCGCGAGCAACTGTCTATATTTTACCAAATATTGCAGGATTTGTTGGAGCGGATACAGTAGGAGTTATTCTCGCAACAGATAGTCATAATTCGACAAAAACAAGGTTAATCATTGATTTGGGGACGAATAGTGAAATTGTTTTAGGGAATAAAAATGAACTATTATGTTGTTCAGCAGCTGCAGGTCCTGCATTTGAAGCTGCCCATATTGAACAAGGAATGCGTGCTGCAAGCGGAGCTATTGACCATGTTTGGATTGAAAATGGAGATATTCGGATTAGCACCATTGAAAACCAGCCGCCGTGCGGAATTTGTGGGACTGGGATTATTGACGCGGTTGCAATCATGGTTAATCTTGGGATCATTGATGCTAGCGGACGGATTATTGGTAGAAATGAACTTAGAAAAAATATCAGTGAACGAATTAAAAACCGCATTATCGAAGAGAAAAAAGGAAATAAATTTGTTATCTGTACAACCAAGAATATCTATTTAACACAACAAGATATCCGTGAGGTTCAGCTAGCGAAAAGTGCAATTGCGACCGGTATCGAAATCTTAAAAAAGCAGCTTAATATCGGTGATGACCAAATTGATGAAGTGCTTCTCGCTGGCGCATTTGGTCATTATATTCTTCCGGAAAGTGTGCTCGCGATTGGATTGATTCCGAAATCATTATCTAAAAAGATTATCTCAATAGGGAATGCCGCAAGTTGCGGAGCGAAACTCGCGCTATTATCGTTAGCTAAAAGAAGAGAAACGCTTGAAATAGCTAAAAAAACCCGCCATTTTGAACTTGCGTTACATCCGGAATTCGAATCTCGATTCGCTGATTCGCTATCTTTTCCTGCTTAATCTTCTTCATTTTGGACTAACATTTATTCGTCAACTGGATAACCCTTGCTCATTGATTTATACTGTATTTCGACCGAACAAGATATGAACTCGTTCGGTCTAACTCCAGTATATAACCATAACTAACCATAGCTTAGTCAAGTCTTCAATTTGAATAACACTATGGAAAAAACATGTATTGAGTGAGAGCGTTTCATAATCTCAACTCTTAAGCATTTACTATTGAATTGAGCTATGGGTCTTAGCGTTTGACATTATTTGATATTACGAGATAATAATATTTGACAAAAATACTCATGTATTATAGAATTGAATATGAAATTCAAAATCAAATAACAATAGTTAGGTTTTACTGGAGGATATCTGATGAAACATAACCCTAATGTAAAAGCGCTGTTCATCAGTCATTTAGGAAATCAGCAGTTGAAAAAAACTAAACAGCGAGAAATTATATTGAATGCATTTTTAAAACGAGAACAGCATATCACCGCTGAAGAACTATATTTGCAGCTGAAGCCGAAGCATCCGAGTATTGGTTATAGTACTGTCTATCGAACCTTAAAACTTTTAACTGATGCAGGATTAGCGCGAGAAATAAGTTTTAGCGACGGGATTACCCGGTTCGAACATCACTATGCACATCCGCATCATGACCATCTAATTTGTTTATCCTGTGGGAAATCAGTTGAGTTCGTTAATTCCGATATTGAATCGTTGCAAGAACTAATCGTTCGAGAACATGAATTTCAAGCAGAAAACCATAAATTGGAAATCTACGGCTACTGTAAACAATGTCAAATATCAACAAAATCCAAAAAAACAGTAAATGTCAAGACGCAAAAACCAAAAAAGCTCAGCTCGCGTGGCTAGCTTTAATTTAATAAATATTTAATATTTAACCGTATAGGTTATGTTCCATCATCAGCAATCAATAGCAATTAACGATTTGTTACCGTCGGTTGTTCTGGTTGGAAATCCGAATGTCGGTAAAAGTGTTATCTTTCGGCATTTAACTGGGAAATATGTTACAGTATCAAATTATCCGGGGACCACGGTTGAAATTTCTGATGGCATAGGAAAATTTGGAGGAGAGAAATATCGGATTATTGATACTCCAGGAATAAATAGTCTAATTCCGGAATCGGAAGACGAACGCGTTACTCGAAATATTTTGTTATCCCGTCCGGACATATATATTGTACAGGTTGGAGATAGCAAGAATCTGCAACGAACTCTAATCTTAACATTCCAATTACTGGAGTTAGGACTTCCTTTGGTGTTGGTCCTCAATATGGCCGATGAAGCGAAAGAACGTGGAATTCAGATAAATGTTGCTGCGATTTCAACAAAACTCCAAATACCAGTTGTAGAAACGGTTGCGATTACCGCTGAGGGAATTAATGACCTAAAATCAACGATATCAAATTTAAAATATAACCAAAGCACTCAACCTATAAGGGGGAATAGTAAATTTACTGTAAACTACGGTGAAAAGATTGAATCTGCGCTAAAAAAAATTCAATTATTGCTACCACCGACAGTTCAAAATAAACGCGGTATCGCAATTATGTTGTTAAGCGGAGATGATACCATTTTAGAAAATAACCCTTCGATTATTTGCTTAACTGAAGCGCAACAAGTTGAACTCCAAACTATTATTCATGAGATGCAGGAATCATTTACAAGACCTTTGTCCATCATAATAACTGAAAAACAGTCTAGCGTTGCAGAGGAGTTAGTCAATCAGGTAGCTAAATTTGTTAAACTAAAACGCACCGCTATTCGAGAAGCATTAAATCGATTAACACTACATCCGTTTTGGGGAACTGGAATCGGTATCATGATTTTATATCTGATGTATCAATTTGTTGGTAAACTAGCTGCAGGCGTTGGAGTGGACTTTTTGCATAACACAGTATTCAACAAATATCTAAATCCATTTATATCGCAAGTAGTTTATCACAACATTCCGAGTTCGTTTATTCAGCGATTGTTAGTGGGCGAATACGGATTAGTTACTATGGCGTTAACCTATGCGTTTGCCATAATATTTCCGATTGTAACCGCATTTTTTATTTTTTTTGGGTTCCTAGAAGATTCCGGTTATTTACCGCGATTAGCTGTTATGAGCCAGCGAATCCTGCGTCGTATAGGTCTCCATGGTAAAGCTGTGCTTCCACTAGTTTTAGGGCTCGGCTGTGGAACAATGGCAGTATTAACTACACGAATTTTAGATACCAAAAAAGAACGGCTGCTTGCGATAATTCTATTAGGATTAGCGATACCGTGTTCCGCTCAACTTGGTGTGATATTAGCAATGTTAAGTGCTCTATCCTGGCAGGCAATGCTAGTTTGGTTGAGTTCAATTCTTGTTTCTCTATTAATCGTGGGCGCTGTTGCTGAGAAATTTATTCCCGGCAAACGAAGTAATTTTTTGATCGAACTACCGCCATTACGATTACCTCAATTCAAAAATATTTTTTTGAAGACTGGGACGAGAATTCTATGGTACATAAAAGAAGCAGTTCCATTATTTATCCTAGGTACACTAATCTTATTTTTCTTAGATACGATTCAGGTATTACGTTGGTTCGAACAGCTTACATCCCCAATTGTTGTTGGATTTCTCGAATTGCCGAAAAAAGTTACCCAAATATTTTTCATTGGATTTCTTCGGCGGGATTATGGCGCTGCCGGATTATTAATTATGGCGCAGCAAGGTCTGTTATCTAACCGGCAGATAGTAGTCAGTGCCGTTGCGATAACCTTATTTATTCCCTGTATTGCGCAGGTTTTCGTGACCATCAAAGAGCAGGGAATCAAGTGGGGGATGATAATATTTTGCAGTGTTATATTGTATGCAATTATTTTTAGCGGTTTATTAAATAGTATCTTAAAATCAATTGGATTTTAAAGAACGAGGAGAGAATCGTTATATGGATAATAAATTGGTCGAAGAAGCATTAAGCATAATTTGGGAACAATTTGAATTGGTTAAATTGCATCCGGAAAAACATCCCGATCAATTTGTTCCTATTTCAAAACAGATCAGTGAAGATGTAATTCGCTACATGGAACACGATGGTCTAATAAAAAAAAGTGGCACCAATATCCAGTTAACTCCGATGGGAATTCAACAAGCAATAAGTATTATTCGGCGACAGCGATTAGCTGAACGGTTACTTGTAGATATTTTAGAACGTCCAAAAACAGAGGTAGATTCAGATGCTTGTGAGTTTGAACATATAATTTCGCTCGAAGTAGAACAAAGCATCTGCACCTTGCTCGGTCATCCACAAGAATGTCCCCATGGTAGTCAGATTCCGATGGGTGATTGTTGTCGTCGCGCAGAAGTTCAAATAACCAGTATCATCGTTCCGTTATCGCGGTTGAGTACGGGTGAATCTGGACGAGTTGCTTATGTATTAACTCAAAATCATCCCGAAATTCATCGGTTATTAACGGTAGGAATAGTTCCAGGCAGTAAAGTTAGGCTCCATCAAACGTATCCCGCCTACGTCATTCAAGTTGGAGAAATGCAATTAGCAATGGAACAGGAAATTGCTGAACATATTTATGTCCGCAGAACAGGTAAATAAAATTTAGAATCTAGAGATAAAAGTCAAAAGAAACATAAAACAAGAAAGGGAAGCCATGGTTTAGCCAATCTTATGTAGCGGCAGGCAGTGATTGGATGGTTAGATAATTTGTGCCTCTGCGTTTTTGTTTTTATGGTCTGATATTTAGCCTATCATATGTAGAAATGATGGCGCAAAAAATTTTAATGGTAGAGTGGAGCGGGAGGAAAACTCCCGCAAACCACGTAGTGTAATTTTGAATTCGAATTCAGGGTTAGATATCTATTAAGATTTTGATACATCAACCTCTACTTCTCTTTCGGATTCAGATTGTATTGTTTCTGATATTGTAGGGGATGGTGTGGGTGTTCTACGATCTAATTCCTTGAGTTTAGCTTCAAGGTATTTTGCTTTATCAGCAAGGGGAAGACCAGTTCCTGCAGGAATAAGTCTTCCCATAATAACATTTTCTTTCAAACCGCGGAGAAAGTCAATTCGACCAGCAGAAGCTGCTTCTGTGAGGACACGTGTTGTCTCTTGGAAAGAAGCGGCAGATATAAACGATTCGGTTTCGAGCGACGCTTTGGTAATCCCGAGCAATTTTGGTTTAGCATCAGCCAGTTTTCCGCCGAGTTTAGCGACTCGTGCATTTTCTTCCCTGAACGTATATTTATCGACTTCATCCCCAAACTTAAACCGGGTATCTCCAATATCGTCAACCGTAACTTTTCGCATCATCTGTCGGATGATAATTTCGATATGTTTATCATTGATAGAAACTCCTTGGACACGATAAACTTCTTGAATTTCATTTAACAAAAATTGTTGTACTTCTTTTTCTCCTTGGATACGAAGCACATCGTGAGGGTCAACCGACCCATCAGTCAGACGTTCTCCTGCAGTAACATGTTCTCCAGAGCGAACGTTTACGTGCCGATTGAGAGCAATGTTATAAGCATATTCAAGTCCATTATCTGCCTTGATAATAATGCGTCTGGTTCCTTTAGAAATACCCGCAAGTTCAACCACGCCATCAACTTCAGCAATAAGTGCACATTCTTTCGGGCGTCGTGCTTCAAAAAGTTCTGCGACTCGGGGTAGACCACCGGTGATATCTCGGGAAACAGTTTTTGCTTTGCGAATACGAGCTAAAACTTGTCCGGCATAAACTCGTTTTCCATCATCTACCTCGGATTCATGTGCAAGATAACATCCGCTTGGTAATGGATACGAATTGAGTATTTCTTTTGGATTAGCTGGATTAAGAATTTGTATTTCTGGATGTAATTCCGCTTTATGTTCAATAATAACCCGATTGCTTACCCCGGTAGATTCGTCAAATTCCTTTTTCATGGTTTTATCTTCAATAATATCTTTGAATCTAACGATTCCTTCTACATCAGTAAAAATAGGTATATTGTGTGGGTCCCAGACGACAACACGTTCACCACTATTAACCTTTTCACCATCAGCAACAGAAATCGTTGCCCCATAACTAATATCACGAAACTCCTGAATAACCTTGTTGTCAGAATCAAGGATAACTATCGATCCACCACGATTGAGCACAACATGTTTATTTTGTGGATTGGTAACTGTTTGCAAGTTCCGATATTTGACAATTCCGGGAGCACTAGCTTCATACCATCCTTCCAATTTCCGAGCAGCAGTACCTCCAATATGGAATGTCCGCAAGGTTAATTGTGTTCCTGGTTCGCCAATAGACTGGGCAGCAATAATTCCAACCGCTTCTCCAATTGCAATTAATTTTCCAGTAGATAAATCAGCACCGTAGCATTTTTGACATACTCCCCGTAAGGTCTCACAAGTTAATACTGAACGAATAGTTACCGCTTCAATATTTGCTTCTTCAATAGCTTGCGCTAGGTTTTCATCAATTAGCGTATCCGCTTTAACAATTATATTGCCGCTAATAGGATCAATAACATCTTCTAGAGTAACTCGACCAAGAACCCGGTCTGCAAGAGTTTCTAAAACCCGAACCCCTTTTGGTGTGGACTCTTTAATTGCCTGAACTACAATACCTTTGATGGTATGGCAATCTTCTTCAATAATTGTTACGTCTTGTGCGACATCAACCAGTCGTCGGGTTAAATATCCAGCATCAGCAGTTTTTAACGCGGTATCGGCAAGTCCTTTTCGGGCACCGTGGGTCGAAATAAAATATTCAAGCACTGTTAATCCTTCTCGGAAGTTCCGTTCGATAGGTTGTTCGATAATTTCACCCACACCACCAGTAAGTTTTTTCATTGGTTTTGCCATTAACCCACGCATTCCTGCTAACTGACGAACTTGTAAATGTGATCCCCGTGCGCCACTATCTGCCATCATAAAAACAGAATTAAATCCGTCATTAACTTTTTCTAATTCAGCTAACATTGCTGTAGCTACATCTTCAGTAGCGTGTGACCAAATATCAATAATCTTATTATATCGTTCAGTATTCGTCACCAGACCTCGGGTATAGTCTTGTGTAA
It includes:
- a CDS encoding glycosyl hydrolase family 18 protein; this encodes MKRILFLILGISFVVLFIPSYAQEFMIQSTQTDGAVIQTHSIHGEHYDMTKGLKIELEPEIQEALKQPRPEFVPPIVSAGAPSTDTNCIVFGYQQVDGYEYHYRWHALTHIGYTFIDFDSTGNINLTSWDNRPTAFKSGGAAQLNGVKVVMVVRNKNFDDDTTLPIVMQNSTLRRTLINNIMAEVTTDSYCAGVSLDLEFSWNTTTRNGITQFIKDLYTALKSVNPPKELSVYTHAIYSSTYWDIPAIKDYIDYMLYSCYDWGSGLTAHAISDCDNFVPQVNNYLDAGLPADKCVLVISLYGRDWTGTNVYNGTGTSATSIGFSDGLYDTTLEPTYGGPYINNYRRGDEVAWYTYTSSTTHCVTWDDMESLEYKIRLTKSWQDSSGIHNGKRLRGVGFWSLYWLCEGTSYDPITKSVVSRTRTYGQPYQLCEEIFTPPGERNYLFEKFEAQNGLVDLDLRWRDPNESPDTIGDTDSDSARAIAAAPAGTGKPANSDKAMQVTFDFENASGNKLFFRHEILNDGSDTTVTDINSAKAYTDRNSKFRAYLYIPSVYSGRSVAMILMDNQRELEKSNPISLTTVGWQLMEWDLTDPTQIHAYNTNEPAFIDGDGILDSSTTGTKDIAFIGFLIEGGGAGSGSVYFDELSYLHTNPSGKNYVINEFRYANPAQEFIEIYGPAGPFPNGMQLRIFERTQGAVTASFNLTGYSIPDDGAGYGYFVIGDPGTPNVDYTSGFSTSVDNIPNDDPTGLQLYNVANGCVYDSVVYEAFGGLDDLIRKQTLGVTQNGYPWLGEIATGTNSLGSTYTMGRYPDGKDTYINGNDFSVMPATPGAPNGNSVPLGSNYDFSSAPFSLYQTYDTIHLTNPTSAGLPASPSGGNAYRCVDTAGGGVIGFIGDAALGQNSTGYTVTGEIYIPASTATTQAIAVGICGRQGSTFFTSDTYDDYSGYETGYWLIYENRNGVGLNDGRPDHPGIFEFVYATNDNMDTEKVVLLGSLSRASTGAPDGGWTTFALSINPASNQLIAKINNISIYTGAIPAGGPISGAFQIGFRENHAGNPTSSEGTWIDNVTISAISAAPSLRILPTTMSFTTQQGTSNPATKPLQIFNDGSPSFTWSASWNRSWLYISSTSGIVNAYAVQTVQIGVTLGSLTYGNYTGQVIITASGALYSPQTVTVIFVVTPPQASLRILPTSMSFTTSQGGSDPAPKTIQIFNDGSPSFTWSATTNATWLYINPTSGSVDAFGVQTAQVGVKVGALTQDIYNGQITITANGALNSPQYLPVTFVVTPAATEVNRFWWLFE
- a CDS encoding ASKHA domain-containing protein, producing MVHIIFQPNNKKIKVAKHTKLIQAAELAGVYLDTPCGGHGSCGKCRVHILPIDYNDAPIGKEYFTEQEWQEGWRLACQVFVNRDIEVFIPEPIRELQHKILHTGLEINIVPDPNIKKYFLILDPPNLAHQKSDWEILSEKLENATLSFQQDRTILSKISRVMRESNYRITVTLTADGKLIDIEPGNTVNHCYGIAFDIGTTTVVGTLLDLTTGKELAVSAEMNAQSIFGADVVSRIQFAIQEVNGTNQLHHKIVDVVNHIIQTLCKQAKINRNHIYELTVVGNTTMQHLFLNLSPATLGTLPYVPIFKFGFEVSASELRIRSVNPRATVYILPNIAGFVGADTVGVILATDSHNSTKTRLIIDLGTNSEIVLGNKNELLCCSAAAGPAFEAAHIEQGMRAASGAIDHVWIENGDIRISTIENQPPCGICGTGIIDAVAIMVNLGIIDASGRIIGRNELRKNISERIKNRIIEEKKGNKFVICTTKNIYLTQQDIREVQLAKSAIATGIEILKKQLNIGDDQIDEVLLAGAFGHYILPESVLAIGLIPKSLSKKIISIGNAASCGAKLALLSLAKRRETLEIAKKTRHFELALHPEFESRFADSLSFPA
- the feoB gene encoding ferrous iron transport protein B, with amino-acid sequence MFHHQQSIAINDLLPSVVLVGNPNVGKSVIFRHLTGKYVTVSNYPGTTVEISDGIGKFGGEKYRIIDTPGINSLIPESEDERVTRNILLSRPDIYIVQVGDSKNLQRTLILTFQLLELGLPLVLVLNMADEAKERGIQINVAAISTKLQIPVVETVAITAEGINDLKSTISNLKYNQSTQPIRGNSKFTVNYGEKIESALKKIQLLLPPTVQNKRGIAIMLLSGDDTILENNPSIICLTEAQQVELQTIIHEMQESFTRPLSIIITEKQSSVAEELVNQVAKFVKLKRTAIREALNRLTLHPFWGTGIGIMILYLMYQFVGKLAAGVGVDFLHNTVFNKYLNPFISQVVYHNIPSSFIQRLLVGEYGLVTMALTYAFAIIFPIVTAFFIFFGFLEDSGYLPRLAVMSQRILRRIGLHGKAVLPLVLGLGCGTMAVLTTRILDTKKERLLAIILLGLAIPCSAQLGVILAMLSALSWQAMLVWLSSILVSLLIVGAVAEKFIPGKRSNFLIELPPLRLPQFKNIFLKTGTRILWYIKEAVPLFILGTLILFFLDTIQVLRWFEQLTSPIVVGFLELPKKVTQIFFIGFLRRDYGAAGLLIMAQQGLLSNRQIVVSAVAITLFIPCIAQVFVTIKEQGIKWGMIIFCSVILYAIIFSGLLNSILKSIGF
- a CDS encoding metal-dependent transcriptional regulator, producing the protein MDNKLVEEALSIIWEQFELVKLHPEKHPDQFVPISKQISEDVIRYMEHDGLIKKSGTNIQLTPMGIQQAISIIRRQRLAERLLVDILERPKTEVDSDACEFEHIISLEVEQSICTLLGHPQECPHGSQIPMGDCCRRAEVQITSIIVPLSRLSTGESGRVAYVLTQNHPEIHRLLTVGIVPGSKVRLHQTYPAYVIQVGEMQLAMEQEIAEHIYVRRTGK
- a CDS encoding transcriptional repressor, whose translation is MKHNPNVKALFISHLGNQQLKKTKQREIILNAFLKREQHITAEELYLQLKPKHPSIGYSTVYRTLKLLTDAGLAREISFSDGITRFEHHYAHPHHDHLICLSCGKSVEFVNSDIESLQELIVREHEFQAENHKLEIYGYCKQCQISTKSKKTVNVKTQKPKKLSSRG
- a CDS encoding protein-L-isoaspartate(D-aspartate) O-methyltransferase is translated as MVQQQLIARGIQDTTVLAVMRKVPRHLFVPEKYRAEAYNDYPLPIGEGQTISQPYIVALMTESLKLKPQEKVLEIGTGSGYQAAVLAEITKNVYTIEILPSLATTAAKRLTELGYTSVKVKCGDGYQGWKEYAPFDAIIVTCAPEDIPKALVDQLKDGGRMVIPVGEIPNQMLYLVEKRKGTVVRKGIIPVLFVPMVHGK